TCCTCCTCTTCCTCGTCCTCCtcgtcctcctcctcctccgccCCCACAGCCCCCACGAGCTCCTCCTCATGCCAATCGTCATCCAAATGAACTTCTGGACCATCGTCCTTGTTAATATCCATGTCACCCAAAACATCCACATCATCACGATGAATGTGCGTTCCGAAgatttttgcagtttccaTTGGGTCCGTGATGTTGGTACGGATCATCCCCATTGTGAAACTTGCGGATTCGAGAACGACcagtaattattttaaaataatgttttttcaactttttattgtTCACTCACATTTTTGATCTTTGCGACATCATCAGTGGAAAGGTGGATCACAGAAACGTCGAAGTGTGTCATGTGAAGAATAGCATCAATCGGAATGGAAACCGGAGAAGGCGAAAGCACTCTGATCTTTTTTAGATAAATCCAATGCTCCGCGTCGATGATTTGAGAGATATCCGAATCAGCAACATTGACATAAAGTCGTGTCAGGGTTCCTGGTGAGAAAGATTGCAAAATCGTTGCAATTTTATATCCCCTGAATCCAACGAACGAGATTTTAGCAACCTTCGAGTTCTCAACCTTCTTGAAgaatttttccagacaatTCCATCGTTCGGTCCTTTCTTCTTCGGTAAAATATCGTAAAGGTTTTATCCAGAATTCCAGGTACTCCAGCTGATGATTCGGATTGTTGAGCTGAATTCCGAGCTCTCTAACAGCTATTTCCGTATGGTCTCCATCGTCCTCTCTTTTCTTATACTCCGTTTCCGAAGATTTGTAAGAATATTCGATGATATTGTCCCAGTTATAGTCAACTTCGACATCGTCACTAAAGGTATTGGTGAAGACGCCGCTAACACTCAAGTTCATTTTAGTCGTTTTCTTAAAAGAGTTGTCGACAATTTGGCGGATTCCAGTAGAAACATTTCGAATTACTGATCTGAAATAAACTTCATTAAGCTTAGAATATTTGGCTTTGAAAAAGTAGTGGATGTGCGGAAATTACTGAAACTGACACAGTACGAGAAAATTTAGGTTAAGTGGCGGAATttaggaacatttttttggtaacGTTTTGATTCTCCAAAAATTAGTGTGATAAGTAGCTCGAAAACTTCGGCGCAAACTTTACTAAAGACTACATTAAGTTATTAAATATGTACACCACGTTTCAGTAGTTTCTCCAACGTAAACTACTCCTTTTCAAATACGAAACTGCTAGTTTACTCACCTCCTCTTAAAATCAAGCTCCCCAAAGACTCGCTCAACTAGGCCAAGTGGAAGATCGCAAAATTGCTTGCTCTTTGGGTCAAACCTGAAACATctttgataaattttaaagtgttaaGCTTGACAgttcgaaaaaagaagagacgcagacaaaaATTGTTCCCCGCAACGAAAACACGCCGACGCCACGTGGTAGCGTTTCTCAAATCTTCAGGTGAGACGGCaaagtaaaaaatcgaaaatgaatGGAAATGTAGATTTCTTATCAGACACGCCTCAcgtttttgttggattttatttatttatttgtttgtttttcccCAAAAAGAGGACACGTGAAATAACAGAAATAACAAACGtttctttgttttataatttcaaacattttttcgtaaaGAACACTTGCTAACCTgataaaaatttgccgaaactcTGAAACGGAGgcgtgcggcaaatctcaaagtttgccgagctcggcaaaatcggcaaattcggaaatttgccgtgcttaacaagctcggaaaaatctgattttttaaaatgttttttgaagcaccaaaactactgaattcttaacaaaTATCTGGCTTCTGAATAAGTTTCGTGTAGTGTGTCTAgttaaacatcaaaataactaatttttgtgccattttactaaatttttggcgaaaaaatcaacagttttggtcaaaattcgattgtcaaatttttggcgtgtgcggcaaattcggcaaatctacttttttgaaatttgccgtgctcggcaaattcggcaaattcgccgACCTCGACAAacagcaaattcggcaagtttGCCGCTCTGAAAttagcctaaaaatcgattattcaaaattaattttagctTTGCTTTACGggaaaatgtcgattttttaaattaatttatttttaaatagaaagaACGATATTTCATTTTAAGTGACAAGCGGATTCGAAAATATATTGCTCATAATTGGTTGTAGGTGTTTAAagtctcaaaaaatcttcaattgaaaaaagcgattttatcgaaaatttcaaaaattcatctaGCTCAGTCGGTAACTTCTCGGGCATGTGGGTGGTTCTACAAACACGGTcacatttttatcaataattttttataattttttttacaaactttttacaaataaaacttcatatgattttcccgtactttaaaaaattggaaaatttgaccAACTGGAAAAGtcctaaaattttctagaaacatGTGGACAGTTTTagaatttcctaaaaaattctggaaagttctgaaagattccggaaaaacattttggaattttgcaacATACAGCTTTTGACCAaacattccaatttttctaaaatatgtTCCGTACTAGCTAGCATtctttgtttggtattttttaacaGAAGTAAAAATTCTGatcagttttatgaaaaaaaaaaaaggacttCCTGTAATTTTCccgtatttttggaatttttgaaaaatacagctttcAGACAAATATTGCAATTTATTACAAATATATTCCGGACTagctagcatactttgttttgtattttctggtaatacaaaacataattttgagTTCAGATATACATATGTTTTCTACGTTTACTTCCTTCTACATTTCCAACtgctttttcatttcaattcacATCTAATGATGAATCGTCATCAAGTCTAACAGGAACATGGTCTCATTCTCTTCACAGCAACAGACGTCATTAAAATGAACCAGTCTCTGATTTCaatcttttcattttattttcgtaTGAATCTCTAAATCTCCATATTATTTTCCAGTGAGTGTCTACTTTTCAAACCCACAATTTCATTAATACTTCATTTTTTGTCTAGCTTTGTCtagaaatcaacttttttttgagagttgaagtttttgtagtttgatgATTTGAAATCATAATTTGCCTAGTTTGAATGTTGCCATTCACAGTTTGAAATCATGTGGTATAATTTTAAACCGGAACTGCAAAGCTTTGCATAATCTGGCTGACTGATTGAGTGAATTctattgtttgtttgtttaaattatttctgtTCCAAtacaatttgtgaaaaatggatcaacattttcttttaaatgttttcacaaaaaattgatccagtaaaaacatgattttataaatatttttcaagcttaTTATCATatttgtttctgttttttttttttgagttttgttaGCATATTATTAGCCGGTGCTCCTTACGCCTTTccccaaaaatatttcttataCCACACAAGCCAGCGTGAGCTAccccgaaatttttttttttcactatttttgaatttgttgcttttttttggcacttttcgGACAATTTTCATGACTTTTTGTAGGGCTTGAGAATGTCTCATTTTgagttctttttgttttttctgaattcttgaattttctaggaCGTCTTTTTGCACTTTCCCCCGCCACGTCTAAGTCTGCAGTCTCaccttaagcctaagcctaagcttaagtttaagcctaagcctaagtataagcataagcctaagcctaaacctataCCTttgcctaagcctgagcctaagccaaCAGAGTCCTGAGACGCAgcgtttttttctaataagaACCATATCGTTTTCGAAGATTTCCAATCATCTGTCCACGACGTGACAAATTTGACCATCTGTCGCAAGTCCTGATTGAATTCGACCTGACACTTATTAtcaaaaaccctaaaaaaccagttttccGTCTTTCACAAATGAAGACgttacaagaaaaaatatactCACTTGGAAGTGATACAAATTACTTCCTTTTTGATACAAATTACTTccgagtttttattttcttaaatttgttgattttttgcacGTACTCTGAACGAGTGTTTCTGGGAcgtctttttgttttctttcccCCGCCACGTCTTACTAAGTAAGgctgagcctaagcctcatcttaagcctaagcctaagcctaagcctaagcctatacCTAAAAGTAAACCAAAGTTCCTGTGCATAAATCGATTCCATACtggaattttaataatttccagtagattttttttggaatttttggcaactgcCAATATCAGTTTGAAGAGGCACTCGAAAACCTTACTGAAAATGACTACAAAAAATccgtcaaaaaatttacatatttCTCAATAATTTCATGAAGTGaccttcaaaaatgttttaattgtcTTCTACATTTTGATATTACTAGCCGGGATCCACACTGATGaagtggaaaaagaaaaaaaattgtaaccGGTTTTCAGTCTTCAGTACAGTACTACAATACACATTGTTAATTCACGTGGTTCTCAAAACCtgtgaaaacaagaaaaaaatcttgtcCCGTATCAGATGATTGATAATTTGATAACCACACCTGTCTGACACCTGCAATCGGCTGATCCTTCCTTCTTTGCCCccgctcatttttcaaaagacaaTTTTCCACTGAGACCCTTATcattatattcaattttttttttttgatttcagaacaAAGGCTAGACATTCTATACAAATATCGCAACTCTTTTGTGTTTATTTATGAACGCCGTTGTTGCcagtcaaaataaaaatgataggTACAAGTTGAAATGtatgtttttctgaaaaccttgtaattttttcagaagcttcAGTAATATGGAAAGCGAAAGCAGCAGTAATGtagaaaagtctgaaaaagaaaatcatcATCAGAGCTTGCCAGAtgtaagtttgtttttttctttcaacttGTTAGGTGCCTATGGAAATTTAGCGTAAGAAATGAATTCACAATTGCACAGTATTGCATTTAGTTATGGactgcatttatttttttattaatttttcaatgctcaaaaaacataattattCCGACTGGACATGCATTTTTAAAGATGGGGTACCGAAATcaaggaaatatttttaaatgactccaaaattttccctGATTCCAAATACCTaagttgaaaacttcaaaaaaaaattccctgatttgggcgcgcatttgaaaaatctcatggggacgcgaataaaattttcgatttctcaaatataaaaccatggaaatttttttgaattttttcgcttagatattcggaatcaggggaaagtATGtagtcattttaaaatattgcccagatttcggtacttcGCCTTTAATGACCTAGCAGGCCTgacaaataaatttgaattttcaggaaaactgGACGCCCTTCCTCTTCTTTTGTATCTCATCAATAGCACTTGCATCATTTCAAGACGGGTTTCAAATAGGGTGCATTAATGCTCCGGGTCCCCTAATTATTGACTGGATCAAAAAGTGTCATTTCGAATTATTTGGAGAAGTTCTTTCACAGTACCAGGCTGATTTCATATGGTAAGCTAACTGTTCTATATATAAGCTGAAGTTCAACCTTTCATGTTTTTAGGTCAGTTGCCGTTTCCATGTTCTCTGTTGGTGGAATGTTTGGAAGTTTCTGTTCTGGTTTTCTTGCTGATAAAGTtagtaaattgaaaatggtGACTTTAATTAAATGAATATATTTCAGTTCGGCAGAAAATCGACTCTACTCTATAACAATATTCTCGCTTTACTGGCAGCAGTTTGTctttcaacttcaaaattgttcaacttttacCCAATGATCGTGTTTGGCCGGTTCCTTGTAGGACTAAACTGTGGTATCACATCTGGCCTGGTGCCAATGTTTCTTACCGAGTTGGCTCCAGCGAACCTACGTGGCAAATGTGGATCCTTTCACCAGTTGAATATATCTGTAGCGATAGTTCTCTCGCAAGCTCTTGGTCTTCCGCAGATTTTTGGAACACAAGTAGGATGGCCATACATTTTTGCATGTGTGGCTATTCCAACATTCCTGCAACTTGCGACGATTCCATTTTGCGTGGAATCTCCGAAATACTTGATCTCCAAGCTTAACGACAGAGAAGAAGCTCgtcgaattttagagaaactGAGAGGGCACACAAAAGTCGACGAAGAGCTCGAGCACATGGTGCAGGAGACAATGGTAACTGTCGAGCCATTACATCAACCTGGATACGTGTCGTTGTTCAAGGGAGATAATCAGTGGCCAATGATTGTTTCCATTTTGATGATGTTCAGTCAGCAGTTTTCAGGTCAGTTATGTGTTTCGTTCAACTACAGGTGTTCAAGCTTATAACGGTGATTAGTTCAGCCAGTTGAGACTTTTTGCcctaaaaaatgtgacgtcggCACGTTGTTAACCATGCCAAATTAGTTGTAAACtatgcgtctcttctcccgcattttttgtagatctacgtagatcaagccgtaataagacactctgacaccacgtgcggCGTGAGCCTACGCTCTCACATGAAAGCCTTGGTTTAAGTTGTAGCAAGGGCTCTTGCgcatactacaaactacgaagcaaaattttttgaaccttATATGTATTCCATTTTCAGGAATCAGTGCCGTCACCTTCTACTCTAccctcattttcaaaagaaacgGTCTATCTGGAAATGAGCCAATGTACGCAACTGTTGGCTTTGGATGTATCAAGCTTATTGCCACGTTTGGATGTTTATTCCTAATAGATCATCctaaatttggaagaaaacgTCTTCATATCGCTGGATTGTCTGGAATGTGCATTTCATCCATTCTCATTGTGATCACTTTGACATTATCAAATGCCGGATACCACTGGGCGAGCTACATGAATGTGCTCTTCATTTTGTCATTTGTTGTCACATTCGCATTTGGGCCTGGGCCAATTCCATGGTTTTTCACATCAGAACTTTTCGACTCTGCGACACGTGGAAGAGCTGCTGCAGTGTCGGCCACGAGTAATTGGGTGGCCAATTGGATGGTTGGACTCACATTCTTGCCAATAAATGTGAGTGGAATCTTTAGAACTCAAGAGGAAgtgattaaattaaaatatgcaTTTTAGAACATTATTCACCAGTACGCCTTCCTCATGTTCACTTTCTTCACCTTCACATTTGCCATTTTTACTTGGAAGTTTGTTCCGGAAACAAAAGGAAAATCACCGTCTGCTATTAGAAAAGAGTTGGCTTTCATGAGAAAACGGATATGTTCATAGTCGGGATTAGAATCAATCATGCTTTAACTAGACTGTTAATGTTAATAAAATTTGGGTAATTGTTTTCAAACCAACACCTTATACCTTCTGCACTCATGGCAACAGTCATTGCCAAACAATCAAAGTTCCCGccaaaattcggaaaataaatTCGGAAAGGTTGGCAGGCATGaaataggcacgtaggcatgaaGGCGGGTCTTCGTACCATGAATTTACGGTActgttttttaaacacaaatagcaaaatttgttgaatttctattcgaaaataacgagttttaactgaaaaaaaaactgttaaattattttctgaaaattccagtcAATTAAACTTACAGTATAGCAACAATTTTTGTGCTTGGCAAGATCTACAAGAACCGggaaattaagttttaaaacgtactaaaaaattttacgacAATGttaatgaagaaaatgaagaaaacttttgcaaatatgccagattttttctacaaagaAATTTGTacattcaaatgaaaaatcgagaattttattttcaagtatttCAGTTTCAGGTTTAgtaaaatctttaaaagttatcaaatACCTCCTCTTcgccaaattattttcatcgaccaaaaatccaattaacGCTTTCCACTTAAGAATGCCATGTGTGTATGTTTTCGTAGTGTCTTCAAAGTAAACAAAATAGTTTAGCACCTGACATTGTTGTCAAAATGACGTCTTCTAGATATTTACACGACTCACGTCATCTGGAATTCAATATAAAAGAaaagtctaaaattttgagaagataGTTCTAAACTCGATTTTCCTGTGTTTAGTCTTCAAAATGCTTCGTTTGATTATTCTTCTCCTAGTCGCCCTTCTCGCACTTTCTTCAGCCCAATATGGTGAGTTTTGCCTTTTAAAGTCTTTTTTCTATATAAAATTATACATTATAGGATATGGGTACAACTATGGCTACGGAGCACCAATGTATCCTGGATATGGTGGATATGGTGGAGGACTTCTCGGGCTTCTTATTGGAAAGAAGTAGGACGGAGAGAGGAATTATTTGCTGACTTTCTTTATTTGATTGTGATATAATGTACAGATTTTCGTAATAAATATTAaccctgaaattttcgaaaacataaTTCAGAAGATCTTTGATAATTGATAACTTATTTAATAATTTGATAACTTTATGATAACTATATTATGATATCTATAATTTATGTTGACTATTGTTAATTATGATAACTATAATTGATAACgactttgataatttttttgcagacgcTCAGAAATACTTGCTTGCGTGTCAGAGAATCGTGTAATCTCAGAATAActtgtggtttttttgttgaaactttgATAACTCATACACAGTTAATTTGCGATGGTCACACAATGTCTCACTCAGTCAGTGAAGCCTCCACAATGATATTTCTGCGAGGTTCCTAATGGGGCattcttaaaggtggagtagcgccagtggagaaatgcacttataatgatccaaaacaaccgaatatcataataaaacactccaaaagtATTTAGATTTGTCATAATTTCCGATCAGAGGAATGGTGGTTCTCCTAACAGGGGAAGGATCTCGAAGAGTCCTCAGAAATCTGTTACGTAATAACGTATGTTTGATAGATGATGATTACAGATAATTACTCCAAAGAAATTAGCTGTTTTAGAGCAAGCTCCTTCCCCTGTTAGGGGAAccaccatttttttcagaactacctacattttctcaaaaactagacatggaaaaattttaaaaatatgttagtaTTGTAACCAGACATCTAATTATCAGaatggtaaatttttaaaaaaagttgtggaCCCAGTGGTCAGTTAGAGGACTTTTCTTGGCACAAGATATACATACTTTGTCGTAGTTTTTCTCTATTACAAAATGTGTTGttctagtttattttttatgtcttccttgaaaatgaaaaactgaaacaaagcTGAAAGTTGGCTGATTTAAAACAGctaaaatccataaaaaactcaaaaaatgccaCGTGTCACGCAATGGTTAAGAATGAGTTAATTCttggaacatgtttttttgatttttttgttaaaaaatccacaccgTTCTCAATTATCATTCTCAAgctatttttgaaacactggaaaataatttgaaactctGTGTATTTTTGTCtgttatgaaaattatttattgtatttattgcatttacatgcaaatattttcaaaaaaaaagaaacaattttacTTCTTCTTTCCAAGGAACATCCCGAGAAGACCACCTCCACCATATCCACCATTCATACCGTATCCTCCATACATTGGATATCCTCCATAACCACCGTAATTACCATATCCATATGAGTTATATCCTGtataattaatgttttttttgcaaacttttgagTTTATAAACTAACCCCATTGCGCAGAGGAAATGGCGACAATGGCAACAAGAAGGATGATAATGAAACGTAGCATTTTTTGCATAGAATTCGAAAATATCTATTCCGAACCTCCTCTACACCGCTCATTTTATACTCTCGCTCATATGACGTTCCATCAAAACTTTGACGAATTGGAGGATCGTCAATACAGACAACATTGTCAGGCGCAGATTCTGAATTTTAGTTTCTGACTCATTTTCGGGAAGGAGGGGAAGAAGGTGAACGCCTTGTTATTGTTTGGATCTATGatttgttttcatttaattaaaattattcagaaaaatggaaaactagtagatctaaaaaattgacagaacTCTGGAAAACACCTCGGACCTTGGACAAAAAGTGGGTAGATCGGCAGATCTCGAGACATCGTGGCGACACCAATCGTGGcgtaaattgaaatttcttcagaaaaatcttggcgggaattcaaattttttagaaaattttggtgggagttcaaatttcttcagtAAAATTTTGGCGTATATTCAATTCtcttctgaaacatttttgcggGGAACCaaacttcttcaaaaaaattttgccgggaattaaaatttcttccgAATAATGTTTGCGTACATATGATACACCTGTAACGCTTTATTCCACTTTTACGTTTGATTGGCAGTACTTGCTGCTTTACAAAAAGTACTATAATTGACAGGCACTAAAGTTTCAAACTGTTCAAAACTATCAAACTggttttgcatatttttgtaAAGCTTGTGCTAAAGTTtcaatgaattcaaaaaatttgcttatTGTGAGACAAAAACTATTAGGAATGTGATTAGCAGTAAACTTTGCCacgtaaaaaattttctgaacttcgaaaaaatgttcggCTTTGGTGTTTGGTGtcttaattttgttttcctaCAGTTAATAGtttctaatattttaaatttccacaaaataaaacaaagatCCGTACAAGGAGTCGCGTGTTTTTCTTATCATAAGAGATTAAGAATCAAATATGATTTGATGCACCTGAAAATATTGTCCGATGTTCGTCAAGTTTCAGATCAACGTCATCTTGGTAGTAGTACTATAAAAGCCCAGCTcagttattttcaattcactatcagttcaaattttgaattgatttaaatacaaaatatgCTTCGTTTTACCTGCATTCTTCTTCTAGCAATGCTCGCTCTTGCTTCTGCCCAATGGGGTAAGCTGTTATTCTTATAAACCACGTgttgccaggctgtcccattacggtttgatctacaaaaaatgcgggaatattttatccaaaaatgtgacgtcagcacgttcttaaccatgcaaaatcagttgagaactctgcgtctcttctcccggaTTTTTTGTAAGTCTACATatatcaagccgaaatgagaaattctgacaccacgtgattaACTAAAGTTTGGAattcaaatcaaaacttttcaggATACAACTCATACGGTGGATATAATAGTTATGGTAATTATGGAGGGTATGGTGGAGGATACAATAATGGGTACGGGGTGAACGCTAATCTTGGCGTTGGTGGAAGAGGAGGTGGTCTTGTTGGAGGACTTCTTGGACGgaaataaataactttttcgaatattattttaaactgtACCAACGTTATTTATAAAAtcattgatattttaaatttttttgagaattttagcGCCGCTGTTATTTCTTGTCAAAAAAGTGATAGATATATATAATCGCGGCAAAGTGCATCGAACgtgattaaaaataattgcctTGTATCTTGAAAACTGTTCTTTAAACAATGGTCATAAGTATTTGTGTATAGACGTCCGTGGAACAAATGTTTATCAACTGATCAGTCAGATATCAAGTAGGCTTGTTTATTTGATAGGACATTTTGTGAACTGGAATCTagttttgcagattttttcaaaatcagaagTGCGAAAATGATACATATATTCCATAAGTtctccaaaacaaaaaagaagcaTTACTCTGGAAAAGAATGTCAAAACAGCTTGGTCACGTGGGACTAAATACACTCTTGCAAAACTGGGGAGTAATACTTAATGGTGgtgtagtcaaattttttattgccttgttagactcaaaattgtctgaaaacactgaatttcacattgaaacttcttgaaaacttctcaaaaaaaagttatgatggctcaaaaaatggccgaaaattagttaaaatttgatgtttgACCGACTTGGCAATGTCACAGtggctggaaaatattttttttttgaaatcgccGAAATTTCACCGAATTCGGTCCGActttaaatgtacttaaattgagttgaaaacgcaaaatAATTAACTTATAATAGCCAAAAgtagacggtgatttcaaaagaATTTGGCTCAAGCCGCTGCGActttgacaagtcggtcaaattaaaaaattaaatgttaactagttttaggtcattttttgagccgccataacttttttttgagttttgttgAAGAAGTTTCATAATGAATTTCGGagtttttagacaatttcaagtctaataaagcaatttttaaaaacttcgaCCACACCACCTTTAACGCAAATTGAAAGGCCTGACCTTTCTGATTGATTGTCTTCCTGCGTATCATTTGGCGTAAATTCAGGGTTTCTGGAAGGTGTACAGTGCATATTCATGTATATTTTAGTCTCACTTctgagattctgaaaatttcgattgaaaaaattcagaatcaagtagttttgattttttttttgtttttaaatataatctAATCGAGCTTTACAACGTGCTTTTCACGATGATTCATTTAAACTTTGGTACTTTCAGACAAAACAGGTGAATCTCTCACAAGAAGAAGTCTCATGTTGATGTTCGCCTTATCTTGATGCATCAACAAGGCGCCGCATCTTCCACCAAAATGACATCATCTAATTCGGCAAAGTTGTCACGTCATTTTTGAGAGTATTTAAGGGAAACGGTTTGAGGCTTAAAACAACAGTCTCATTTTGAACTGAACCTACTAAGTTGAACACAAAAATGCTTCGCTACATTCTCGTCCTTCTTGTCGCTATTATTGCCATGTCTTCTGCACAATGgggtcagttttttttttttgctggaataTTTATACTTTCATTTCAACTTATGCAAAACTGTCTAAATGGAAACTTTTCAGGCTACGGTCCATATGGCGGGTATGGTGGTGGATACCCTGGAATGTATGGCGGATACGGTATGCGTCCATATGGAATGTACGGTGGCTACGGAATGGGAATGTACCGCCCAGGGCTCCTCGGAATGCTCATTGGAAAGTAAATCGTCTTCTGGAAGGGAGCAAATGACACAGAGATCTCTCAGCTCAGTGATGATTCCGGTTTttacattcatttttcattgtacatcataaataattttattttcatttttttcataatatttcttcattaaaaattattcaaggttataaatttcattaaaatgagaaaaaaataggcGTCCTTGCCTACCTAAAAGCTTCAACTGATAGTGAGAAAACGTTAGCATTACTTATATCAAAAACCGACCAGTTTGTTcacagttttaattttataattagaTCCCATCTGCGTTAAAATGCTAGCCTTTTTCACATCCATCCCCTCACACGCCCAGACAAAACCTGACACGAGATTTAATACcctttttctgtcaaattaggaaaaatcaaGACCATTGTTCATATGAAGAGACAGGaagaaggaggaggaggatGGAGAAAAAGGAAGGATAGCCGGTCAGTTCGCCAAATCTTCTCGACGCGACATCTGCATCGCCGATAAATcggtttcattttttatccaACATACG
This is a stretch of genomic DNA from Caenorhabditis elegans chromosome V. It encodes these proteins:
- the cnc-5 gene encoding CaeNaCin (Caenorhabditis bacteriocin) (Product from WormBase gene class cnc;~Partially confirmed by transcript evidence), whose amino-acid sequence is MLRFTCILLLAMLALASAQWGYNSYGGYNSYGNYGGYGGGYNNGYGVNANLGVGGRGGGLVGGLLGRK
- the cnc-1 gene encoding CaeNaCin (Caenorhabditis bacteriocin) (Product from WormBase gene class cnc;~Partially confirmed by transcript evidence); translation: MLRFIIILLVAIVAISSAQWGYNSYGYGNYGGYGGYPMYGGYGMNGGYGGGGLLGMFLGKKK
- the cnc-11 gene encoding CaeNaCin (Caenorhabditis bacteriocin) (Product from WormBase gene class cnc;~Confirmed by transcript evidence), whose protein sequence is MLRLIILLLVALLALSSAQYGYGYNYGYGAPMYPGYGGYGGGLLGLLIGKK
- the cnc-4 gene encoding CaeNaCin (Caenorhabditis bacteriocin) (Product from WormBase gene class cnc;~Confirmed by transcript evidence), translating into MLRYILVLLVAIIAMSSAQWGYGPYGGYGGGYPGMYGGYGMRPYGMYGGYGMGMYRPGLLGMLIGK
- the R09B5.11 gene encoding Facilitated glucose transporter homolog (Confirmed by transcript evidence), giving the protein MNAVVASQNKNDRSFSNMESESSSNVEKSEKENHHQSLPDENWTPFLFFCISSIALASFQDGFQIGCINAPGPLIIDWIKKCHFELFGEVLSQYQADFIWSVAVSMFSVGGMFGSFCSGFLADKFGRKSTLLYNNILALLAAVCLSTSKLFNFYPMIVFGRFLVGLNCGITSGLVPMFLTELAPANLRGKCGSFHQLNISVAIVLSQALGLPQIFGTQVGWPYIFACVAIPTFLQLATIPFCVESPKYLISKLNDREEARRILEKLRGHTKVDEELEHMVQETMVTVEPLHQPGYVSLFKGDNQWPMIVSILMMFSQQFSGISAVTFYSTLIFKRNGLSGNEPMYATVGFGCIKLIATFGCLFLIDHPKFGRKRLHIAGLSGMCISSILIVITLTLSNAGYHWASYMNVLFILSFVVTFAFGPGPIPWFFTSELFDSATRGRAAAVSATSNWVANWMVGLTFLPINNIIHQYAFLMFTFFTFTFAIFTWKFVPETKGKSPSAIRKELAFMRKRICS